One genomic region from Planktothrix serta PCC 8927 encodes:
- a CDS encoding GH39 family glycosyl hydrolase, with amino-acid sequence MTLLSILGLGQFQVFGQQQNNITIDFAAQRTGISSASGFLYGKNATQPPDNMIKPLQPKLWRTSQLDLYPRVIGLGAQFQLILSDTWGYGAPRGWPYDNYAKWEEHVRQIARQHKDKVILWDVWNEPDLRDPFWKGTREQFFETYKRAYQVLRQELGPNVMIGGPSIAKYDQNFLIAFLNYCKNNNLEVNFLSWHELNDQDITSIAAHINNARRSLQQNPNYQSLKIQKIYVNEIIGPTAQYRPAENLGFLYYTELGRADGAAKACWEPLNPGSGTNNCFNNSLDGLVTPDQSLPRAAWWVYKAYADGFSSRVTSQPGNPKIVALASRSNSEQKAQVLFGYFEQAFSAPTAGVTLILKNLQQLKLPNTSGNLTLKVERIPDSGEQVIKQLVTVRQDNIAVSNEVVRLTIPNLQLHEAYILTIS; translated from the coding sequence TCGGACAACAACAAAATAATATTACGATTGATTTTGCGGCGCAAAGAACTGGAATCAGTTCCGCTAGTGGGTTTTTATATGGTAAAAATGCCACCCAACCCCCCGATAATATGATTAAGCCCTTACAACCTAAATTGTGGCGTACCTCACAATTAGATTTGTATCCACGAGTCATTGGATTGGGTGCACAATTTCAATTAATTTTAAGTGATACCTGGGGCTATGGTGCTCCCAGAGGATGGCCCTATGATAATTATGCTAAATGGGAAGAACACGTTCGACAAATTGCCCGACAACACAAAGATAAAGTTATATTATGGGATGTTTGGAACGAACCCGACTTAAGAGATCCCTTTTGGAAAGGCACAAGAGAACAATTTTTTGAAACCTATAAACGAGCTTACCAAGTATTACGTCAAGAATTAGGCCCTAATGTGATGATTGGTGGCCCCAGTATTGCCAAATATGATCAAAACTTTCTGATCGCATTTTTAAATTATTGCAAAAATAATAATTTAGAAGTTAATTTTTTATCTTGGCATGAACTCAATGATCAAGATATTACTTCAATTGCTGCCCATATTAATAATGCCCGTCGCAGTTTACAACAAAACCCTAACTACCAAAGTTTAAAAATTCAGAAAATTTATGTCAATGAAATTATTGGCCCTACGGCTCAATATCGTCCGGCGGAAAATTTAGGCTTCCTTTATTATACAGAATTAGGACGGGCGGATGGGGCGGCAAAAGCCTGTTGGGAGCCGTTAAATCCAGGCAGTGGAACTAACAATTGCTTTAATAATAGTTTAGATGGTTTAGTAACACCCGATCAATCTTTACCCAGAGCCGCTTGGTGGGTATATAAAGCTTATGCAGATGGGTTTAGTTCACGAGTTACCAGTCAACCCGGTAACCCTAAAATTGTTGCCCTAGCGAGTCGTTCTAATAGTGAACAAAAGGCTCAGGTTTTGTTCGGTTATTTTGAACAAGCATTTTCTGCACCCACCGCAGGAGTAACATTAATCCTGAAAAATTTACAACAACTGAAATTACCCAATACCAGTGGAAATTTAACGTTAAAAGTGGAAAGAATTCCTGATTCTGGAGAACAAGTGATTAAACAATTAGTTACAGTAAGACAGGATAATATTGCCGTCAGTAATGAAGTGGTGCGGTTAACAATTCCTAATCTTCAACTTCACGAAGCCTATATCCTAACAATTAGCTAA
- a CDS encoding Spy/CpxP family protein refolding chaperone, which yields MLLRDQISRTVVAVFGLSMAVVFTASTPVMAEVIAQATPNQPRMNQRSGQLMNALNPTPEQQQQLQAIRQEHQEKMRPQQQQMRQTQEELNGLMAGNASETELRQKHDQLMVLKEQMGELQFDMMLKMRAVLTPEQRSQLANLMQERRQNPRRDR from the coding sequence ATGTTACTCCGTGATCAAATTTCCCGTACTGTTGTGGCAGTTTTTGGGCTTTCAATGGCCGTTGTGTTTACCGCTTCAACTCCTGTTATGGCTGAAGTAATCGCTCAAGCTACACCGAATCAACCTCGGATGAATCAGCGTTCAGGCCAACTCATGAATGCACTGAATCCTACCCCTGAACAACAACAGCAACTCCAAGCTATTCGTCAGGAGCATCAGGAGAAAATGCGTCCACAACAACAACAAATGCGTCAAACTCAAGAGGAATTAAATGGGTTAATGGCTGGAAATGCTTCGGAAACCGAACTCCGTCAGAAGCATGATCAGCTGATGGTTTTAAAGGAACAAATGGGAGAACTTCAGTTTGATATGATGTTGAAAATGCGAGCCGTTTTAACACCGGAACAACGCAGTCAACTCGCTAACTTGATGCAAGAACGGCGTCAAAATCCTCGCCGTGATCGCTAA
- a CDS encoding YqiA/YcfP family alpha/beta fold hydrolase, with translation MKTTTYIYLHGFASSPSSTKAQYLRDRFASLQINLNIPNLNQGDFSHLTLTRQLQQIETEFSPNASPVVVIGSSFGGLTAAWLAEKKFPIDRLILLAPAFNFSSEWLLKLGPEKLKQWQSEGYLSVYHYAEKQNLPLHYQFLEDLYQYPDQQLQRQIPTLIIHGIQDEVIPIQASRNYAATRPWVKLIELNSDHSLDNVLGEIWQEIQGFLEP, from the coding sequence ATGAAAACGACAACGTACATTTATTTACATGGGTTTGCATCAAGCCCTTCTTCAACAAAAGCTCAATATTTGCGCGATCGCTTTGCATCCCTTCAGATTAATTTAAACATTCCTAATTTGAATCAAGGAGATTTTTCCCATTTAACCTTAACTCGACAACTCCAACAAATTGAAACCGAATTTTCTCCAAATGCTTCTCCGGTTGTGGTGATCGGGTCAAGTTTTGGGGGATTAACAGCGGCTTGGTTGGCTGAAAAAAAGTTTCCCATTGATCGGTTAATTTTACTAGCTCCCGCTTTTAATTTTTCATCAGAATGGTTGCTCAAATTAGGCCCTGAAAAATTAAAACAATGGCAATCTGAAGGATATTTATCTGTTTATCATTATGCAGAAAAACAGAATTTACCCTTGCATTATCAATTTTTAGAAGATTTATATCAATACCCTGATCAACAGTTACAGCGTCAAATTCCGACATTAATTATACATGGAATTCAGGATGAAGTTATCCCCATCCAAGCCAGCCGAAACTATGCAGCAACAAGACCTTGGGTAAAATTAATTGAACTGAATAGTGATCATAGTTTGGATAATGTTTTAGGTGAAATTTGGCAAGAAATTCAGGGGTTTTTAGAACCCTGA
- a CDS encoding Npun_R2821/Npun_R2822 family protein, which translates to MTRGIYITANDKFTDQAIALLNSIRTYDGETSVVLIPYDNSYQKIAARLKQDYGVQVYEDLEFIERLSIKLQQIFGEKFFARPNQFRKQACWFGPFDEFLYIDTDIVVFEKIIDNLNYFSKYDFLCCDYQHAGGLTNVFTPEIYNVFSPEELKGMFNGGWWASKKNLISEQDLYETFAECAAHPEYFDFSQKTSDQPIINYMILKRIKQRFNLVLGENKGPGNWAGSQHFQRDGYRLIDTNVNQPLQYLHWAGIRIQPGCPYWDIWEYYRYLHEPKPDIFPSSQPVQNPVQKFIKKLKNKF; encoded by the coding sequence ATGACTCGCGGGATTTATATTACTGCTAACGATAAATTCACAGATCAGGCGATCGCTTTACTCAATAGTATCCGAACTTACGATGGCGAGACGAGCGTTGTTCTAATTCCTTATGATAATTCTTATCAAAAAATTGCTGCTCGTCTAAAACAGGATTATGGAGTACAAGTCTATGAAGATTTAGAATTTATTGAACGACTATCTATCAAACTTCAACAGATTTTCGGAGAAAAATTCTTTGCTCGTCCCAATCAATTTCGCAAGCAAGCTTGCTGGTTTGGGCCGTTTGATGAATTCTTATATATTGACACTGATATTGTTGTTTTTGAAAAAATAATTGACAATCTTAATTATTTTTCAAAGTATGATTTTCTCTGTTGTGACTATCAACACGCTGGCGGATTAACTAACGTTTTTACACCTGAAATTTACAATGTATTTAGCCCAGAAGAATTAAAAGGTATGTTTAATGGGGGCTGGTGGGCTTCTAAGAAAAACCTAATTTCAGAACAGGATTTATATGAAACCTTTGCTGAATGTGCCGCCCACCCAGAATATTTTGATTTTTCCCAAAAAACCTCAGACCAACCGATCATTAATTATATGATTTTAAAGCGGATTAAACAGCGATTTAATCTGGTTTTAGGAGAAAATAAAGGGCCAGGAAATTGGGCCGGAAGCCAACATTTTCAACGGGATGGATATCGTTTAATTGACACAAACGTTAATCAACCCCTGCAATACCTCCATTGGGCTGGAATTCGCATTCAACCCGGATGTCCCTATTGGGATATTTGGGAATATTATCGATATTTACATGAACCAAAGCCCGACATTTTCCCGTCCTCTCAACCCGTTCAAAATCCTGTTCAAAAATTTATTAAAAAACTCAAAAACAAATTTTAA
- a CDS encoding glycosyltransferase family 10 domain-containing protein encodes MSQKVIGMMTSYPNLTQCDWLWQQTPEHFGKWGNIRIQANAPEPDFLLMYQFEFHRIFWKKYSRRQRLTSWLKQEPLQPDIREQFRGVPQDRIIYLCREPSLVEYREKNNYNYEAAKQYCGYVSGPDPEAPIPDYMPAIWYHSNSFRELNEMEPPAKIKPCSWITSGVDRSQNHLDRLNFLKLLQEREINVDCYGRNLPSWCKNWGQIGNKWQAMAPYYYNLAIENYAGNDLYVTEKLWDALLAWCLPIYYGGGGADKLLPPGSFIRLPSWDEKGIEFIQEVTASTDYWYQAKDAIAEARQIILHKLNLLNWLSEFVAK; translated from the coding sequence ATGAGTCAAAAAGTGATAGGCATGATGACTAGCTATCCCAACTTAACTCAATGTGATTGGCTTTGGCAACAAACACCTGAACATTTTGGGAAGTGGGGAAATATTAGAATTCAAGCAAATGCGCCTGAACCGGATTTTCTGTTAATGTATCAGTTTGAATTTCATCGCATTTTTTGGAAAAAATATTCCCGGCGACAACGCCTCACAAGCTGGCTGAAACAAGAACCCCTACAACCCGATATTCGAGAACAATTTAGGGGAGTTCCTCAAGATCGAATTATTTATTTATGTCGAGAACCTTCTTTAGTAGAATATCGAGAAAAAAATAATTATAATTATGAAGCAGCTAAACAGTATTGTGGTTATGTTTCTGGCCCTGATCCAGAAGCTCCTATCCCCGATTATATGCCTGCTATTTGGTATCATAGTAACTCTTTTCGAGAATTAAATGAAATGGAACCTCCGGCTAAAATTAAGCCCTGTTCATGGATTACATCAGGGGTTGATCGTAGTCAAAATCATCTGGATCGATTAAACTTTTTAAAGCTTTTACAAGAACGTGAAATTAACGTTGATTGTTATGGGAGAAATTTGCCTTCTTGGTGCAAGAATTGGGGACAAATAGGGAACAAATGGCAAGCGATGGCTCCTTACTATTATAATCTGGCAATTGAAAACTATGCCGGAAATGATTTATATGTCACGGAAAAATTGTGGGATGCTTTATTAGCGTGGTGTTTACCCATTTATTATGGAGGAGGAGGGGCGGATAAATTATTACCGCCAGGGAGTTTTATTCGACTTCCCAGTTGGGATGAAAAAGGGATCGAATTTATTCAAGAAGTCACAGCTTCAACGGATTATTGGTATCAAGCAAAAGATGCGATCGCCGAAGCTCGACAGATTATTTTACATAAGTTAAATCTTCTCAACTGGCTTTCGGAATTTGTTGCTAAATAA